The sequence AGTGCAGTCGCTGCAAGAACTTACTCTAACCATACAGTCTGACAATTGACTGTGAAGTTGCTGCAACAAGTATCCCAGCCAAAAATGTTTACTAAATGGTGATTGATGATGGTTAATCGTGGCTAATGCTGCCCAGTGAGTGATGGTAAAGGATTGGTAATGCCGGCTAGTGTTGGCTAAAAGATTGCTAGTGTTTCAATCCACATGTACAGAGTCGTACACAtttaaggtgaacacctcattactATTCGAGACCTTGTAGTGCTTATTGACATCATGACTAGGCGTCATATAACGGACATTTCCCTCGTGTCGTAGAATAACCGCTCTAGTTTTACTGGCTTAAATATTAGGAGTTCACCTTAGGTGTGGTCAACCCTGGACATTTAATGACGAGAGAAAGAGacgaggaaggcagggaggttaaccagacggtagtatccggtatgctacccttcaCTGGGATTGGCGAATAGGTGtttgaaagagggagagaaaataaataacaaTTTAGCAAGTTATGGCTAATGGTGGATAAATAATGGCTAATATCAGCTAGTGTCAGCAAGATAATGGTAATTGTTACCGCGTGTTCATTAAGTGATGCAATGAGAAATGCTGACACCTAGTCGGGTTGTTTTTTGTTCACGTGTCTGGCTGCTTAACATTGGGATATTTCGGGAATGCAAATTGTCTTCCAGGTGGCATTGGGTTGCTGCTTTCGGCACGAGGCCTTAATGGCGCACATGAAGCAAAAATGATGTCCCTGAATACACTGCACCTGAATGAAATATCACTTTCTTTCACAAGTATTCTGGTTGTGAGAAAACACTGCTAGAGAACGAAGGCCTCGTGTTCCTTTATTCTGCCCCCGCAATGACTTCGTCGTTATTTTCACACCTGTACCATCATGGAACCAAGAGGCCGTTGGCTGAATCTTTGTTTTATTCAAAATGACATTcactagaggcccgcgtacttggattgaggtgcacgttaaagaacaccaggtggtcaaaatttccggagccctacactacggcgtccctaataatcatatggtgcttttgggacataaaactccgGCAATTATTCAAATGACACTCACGGAACTCCGTCAGCGAGAAGGCGTTTAATCAGTTTCGGTTCCCATTCTCGCCTAGGTGGCAGCACCGCTCGCCAAACATCTGCGTCCGAGGGCATCAAACATGGCCGCAATGGCAACCGGAGGCAAAAGATGAAATTCATCGTGTTCGCATTGCCGCGCCGCATCTGATTTCGTCTTCATTTACTCGAGGGGGTAGACCGCAGTGTTTTGCAGGCGCAGTGCCGGATACCCATTCAGCAAATATGGTCAGTGTACTTAGATAAACGCCGTTCACACGAAGGACGTGGGAACGTCCGAACCACATATACGCGTCGCCTGATTCATTTGACGAATGCTGGTGTATTTGTGTCGGCGTTGAATCTGTCACCGTTCTAAGGCGGTGACTTTCTTCTCGTTCTAACGTGGTTGTTCTTTCGCAGATACTCCGTGTTCAGTCTCCCGAAGGTACGAAGAGGGTCGAATGTGAAACGGGTGACACAGCGGCTGTTCTTTACAACAAGGTAATCAATTAAGTACGCGCCGTGCTGTAACAACATTTCGCCGTCGACTGTACCGCCTAGCGAGGCCCGAGTCTTTTCCCGACGCCGCAGGCGGAACATTCGAAGCGGCTCAATtacaaaagaacaacaacaaaggtTGATCGCGTTTGCCGTTTCTCGGTTTATCGCAGATACAGAGTGCCTTCAACTTGCCCGATCTGATGTGTTTCACCGTCTACAAGAACAGAGAAAAATCGACTCCCGTTCCCCTGCAAAATACCCGGCTGTCCACGCATGGTTTCAAGTAAGTCGATTCGTTTTCTCTTTGTCCGTTCAACtcgcagaaaaaaagaagtgcgtaGCCGAGATTgcattgtgtgtgcgtgtgacgCGTAGTAAGACAAACCAGTGCAATCGTTGAGTGGATTCTTTAGCATGTTGCATTTCGGAAGCCTTATGGTTTACAGCTCCGGTTTTCTAGTGTCCAACGTAACAACCTTTtacgtgtcttttgtgcgtggGCTAACCACTTCGTGGGTGCCCATGTTTTTGAGGCACAAATATTTTTGGGCAGATATCCAGCTACGCGTTTGAAACATACGTTAAATATTTAACGGAGTACGTCCACGTGTGTAAGCATCTCACTGTTTGACTAGTTTCAAAACAGCTGTCACGAATGCGTCGGAAACAATGCTGAAATAACTCCTTTTCTACTCCTGCTGCAATGACCCCTTAGTTTTCGTAACCCATTTCACATTACTGATGGTACTCCTTCCGTCTTCATGGTACTGTTTCGTTGCTTCTGATCCGTTCATCAAAGAAACATCTGATCTGTACGAGACATATTGTTGTTCCATAAAGCAGACATTTCAGTTCTTAACGTGCTTCATTTGACGTTTTTATGTGACAGGCATCAACACAAGAAACTCATTCAGTCGCACTAGAGAGATCCAATAGTGACATGTTGATCCTCTGAAACATCTGCCTTTTAGATGGCAGTCTTATTGTTGCTACCTGTTCCGTGTTAGTTCACATGTTAACTGCACATTTCCACAGCTGCATTGttttactttttcttttgttttgttccaGACATGGTGACATGCTGTATTTGGTGCCCACGAACCAGGCTGcgcaagtcaacgctgccaatgtcggcaATGGCACCTTAGAAAGGAACGCCAGCCCCTCTCCGGCCGCCCCTGCCCCCGTCACCGAAGACGAGGTGGACGTCTTTCTGTCCAAACAGTCCGGCCTGATCGACCGACCTCGCGATGACAAGCTGTGAGTGTTCCACTACCATCAAGTGCCTTCTGCTGGCCCTAGTACATGTTTCGTGTGCATCGTGGTCATCAGCCTGACCATGCCCACTGCAGGTCAAAGGCTGCCCCCATGTATTgcccattaaaggggtcatgaaacgaaaatgaaacttcccggttgcaattttccctgatttaatacggattagacataccaattccgaaatatttcggcacaatacccattctgtaattaatgacacccatttgaaatcacagttctttggagatcgctagcgaccatgcgcgaccgtcggccgctaaaagcactaaaatgtgacgtcagtgatacgtcatgttaagagaagttacaaagagagcgttcgctttattttgctctgaagtaatataattataggatactaaaaaaagaaaaagcagcagagctattttggcgctctgagttctaagctgtacaatcacagtgagtgatctgctcggttccgctttcaagtacatccgggctctttcacgtgtgtatccatgccttcccgtcggtttgctgggctcggtcggtgcagtcagtgcagcgtcgcaagttgtgttctactgtgtgttctcggtggcttagtcctcgctatgccaactgtgtgcgtcgtcagacagtgccgcacaacttatgaaagtgcaaacaacgttcgctttcacaagctgcccagCGAGCCACAGCGCAGAGAAGTGTGGCTTCGAGCTATCAACCGCGATGGCCCCGATGGTCTGGGCTCAGAGAGTGGTACACCTATTAGAATAGTTAGATAAGCGATCGCACACACTGGCATACTGCTCAATATAGGTTTCAAGACTTGACCGTACCAGCGCGTATTTCCGAGCCGATCGGGTTCAGGAGGGTGATGGTCGGGGCTTCCGCTAGCGCAGGTTTTTCCACGTGGTCTCGATACAGGTGCCTCCACGGCGCAGGCTTGTTCACTGCAAACATTGGCCGGCACCACAATCTAaacagtatgatgctacgaaccacggtcaactaaaactcaaaaacatcgctgcgtcgccatgttttgtcaacgacagagacttttcattggctgtcttaaaatgacgtcagctacacagttgactggaacgtgagcggggaaaccgaattgcgcttttttagtaattcagcgaacccagacatcaaacgagtcgatgtatagtactaaatggacggccaggattctgaatacacacgtagttgaaaatttttggaggacgtttcatgacccctttaacccggtcctgtgcttgctgcaacCACGTCATCCCCGccgacttcttaatctcatctgcccatctaactttctgtctccccctcatggCACGTGTGCCTTCTTTTGGAACACTTTGTGTTAatcttaatgaccagtggttctCGGCAACTAAGGTGTCGCACTGTTTATGTAGTTGTTGTGCACACAGTCCACTAAAGCACTCATTTTTCAACAAGTCAGCAGGTAACTAAATTCGTCGCTAAGCGGTACTCATTACACTGGCTCGTACTTACCGAAATTCTGTATCTGCCGGGCAACGCCCTTGTGTACACTGTAGTTGTTTGTAAAGATCTCAACTTCTTTGTTGCAATAGCGAAGCTAAAACATTCGCACTGCAGCCGTATACCTAACCGCTGCTTCTATTTGTcacctctttttttctatttttcgaaAAGCTGTCATCACGGGGCCAACGCAAAATGCGTCCACTGCACCCCCTTGGAGGTAAGGTGTCGCTCATTGTCCTGCTTTTCGTTTCGACTGCATGCTTGGGTGGACATTCTGTGTTTCTCCTCACTGCCATTAGCACATTTGTTtacttaatttatttatttatttcagcctTATGACGAGAACTACATGCGGGAACACAGCATCAAGCATCTCTCGTTCCATTCATACCTCCGCAAAATCACTGGTGGCCTTGACAAGTGAGTTCTGTGCTGCATATATACTTCATCTGCTGCGATCTACATTTCCATTATCTAACAAACTTTCAGAAATACTTCCATCCAGTTAGTGCCTATTGGTCCATCCTTTTTGTGGTGCTCTGTCATATTCTTCAACACAACTTGTTCTCTACATCCATCTCTCTATGGGGCTCAGATGACGCAACCAACAAAAAAACCTTTACTTGCCACCAGACTGAATATGCGACCTTGCCACAACGTACAGGTGGGGAGGAAATTGTATTCGTTTTACCACTCAAATATCTCACAAATTTTGTGTTCCTTTCATTCAGGGTTATGAGTATTGCATAGACTGGTGGTGTCTGTGTCTTGGACAAGAAACTATGTCTGGCAGTACTGCAGGACAAATACGACAACGTGTTCTTTGAAATGTGGCAGTGTTTGGTGTGAGAGATTTTTGAGATGGAGAGAGATGCGAGGGATGGAGCCtagggaggagggggagagaggaAGGGAACCATTGAAGTCTTCTTACATGAGACAGGACATGCACAGAAGGACATGCAACAAGTAAATAAGCCTTCTTCTACTTGTGGCTTCCTTTTAGCTAAGGACACACCACATAGTATATTATTTCTTTGCTTAGATGTGAAAAATATTCACTCAAACCCGTGTTGTACAAAGGTCTCTTTCCTCAAACCGTTTTCAATTGTGTGTTATCCTGGTCAGCAGCCCAGAGGATGCCAAGCCGTATCCAGACCGTGAAGCTAACAATCTCTGGTGCACCAGTTAAACATTGCTGTTTTCTGCCTTGCAGGGGCAAGTTTGCGGGGCTGGAGAACATCAGCTGCAAGCTGCGCGCGGGCTGCCGGGACCACGCGCCCTGGCCTCGGGGCATCTGCACCAAGTGCCAGCCCAACGCGCTGACGCTCAACCGGCAGGTGTACCGGCACGTCGACATGGTCATGTTTGAGAACCCGACCATCGTCGAGCACTTCCTGGACTTCTGGAGGGAGACCATGCACCAGCGGATAGGCTTCCTGTACGGCCGGTACGAGGCGCACAAGGACGTGCCCCTGGGCATCCGTGCCACTGTTGCCGCCATCTACGAGCCCCCACAGGCGAGTGCTCCAAACGTGCATATGCTGAAGTGCATATGCAAACATGCAGATCTGTGCATATGCTAAAGCAGCGAGCAACAAATGGGGTTGTTTTGTTGGTTTATGGGGTTCAACGTACCAAAGTGACTCGGGCTATAAGAgatgccgtggtggaacactccagataattttgaccacttggggttctttaaacgtgcactgaaatcatACAGCACACAGGCCCCTGGCATTTCGTTTACATGGAAATGCAACCCCCACGGCCACAATTGAACCtgtgtctttcgggtcagcagctgagcaccgtaaccactaggccaccgcggtGGCTGCAACAGATGTGGACTCGGAATTGGGCATTGTGTGGTTTTCATCATCAATCTAACTTACATGTTAATTGAcagcttgcaaaatagttactgcgcatgccTGAGTAGGTATGTTATTTACACAAACAGCCTCGACCACAGACTAGCAGACTTCTCCCTTCCTCTCTCTGTACGCAAGGGAACTTGCAATGAGGCGGGACATTCCTGCAGTGTGTTTTGAAAAGCCATTGTGCTGCTCCCGCACCTTTGCTGGAATGTGGAGAAATGAACACGcttagagcgagaaaagcagtctgggAACGAGACATTTTGTGCGAAAACATTATTACTGGAAAGCCAACATACAGATGTTTGCAAAGTGTCCATTGTCTACGATGACTGTCAGTGTGATTCTTGTAAGTGCAGATGTGAAACGCTTCTAGAAAGCTATTCTCTTTATTAGAGGAACGACGCGTCTGCAGGCATATATTTGTTGAGGCGTGGAAATTTATGTAGTGTTTGTCATTCAGTTGTGTCATTTTGTAGAGAACACTGTAAACCAGTAGACCCACGCAGTAGCGTAGCTGTGCATACATGTAAGCCAGTTTGGCTTCAGAAGCTTTTGAATGCTCCGAAAGCTCTCATGTGTTCCGAAAGGTCGTCACAGTTGGCATTTAATAACAGATGCATTCAGTGTCCCGGCTCTGCGACAGCACAGCACACAAGCTTTTTGTTGGCAGTGTAGGTCCAACTACCATGAAACGGGATGAAGGAATCAAATGATGTTTAAAAAAAGGGAATCGGAAGACTTTAGTAGATTCTCAAGCTCTGAGCACAATTGATCGCTCCAGAAGCGGTCTTGCCACAAATACCAATATCGTCTCAAGAATTGGGTTCTTCCCGACGTGTGTAGTATTGCTCGGTTAGCTGAACTGTGCATTGCCTTTACCCAGCAATGTGGCTTAGCAATCAAGGCGTTGCGTTTTCTAAGCACTGTGACGTAGATTCGATTCCCAGCCGTGgcgaccacatttcgatgggggcaaaattgCGACAATGCCCGTCTAGTTAGATTAGGATGGCCGCCAAAGAACCCCAGGCAGTCTagaattaaaggggtactgacaccaacttTTGAAGCGGAGTTTACTCTGCcttacaaatctcctgtatgctgAGACTGCATTgaccaagtgtgaagctcaggaaatgctggtaagatattttattttgacattaaagtctattttcgcatggcgcacgtactgacatcgacactagcgtgacgtcagcgTGCAGtataaattctggtgacttcacacaccagtatggctagttgtgatgacgtcatgtaccaaaacatacaaaatgggcCACTTGTGCATCAACAACGGAGCTACCGAGGGGAACGCCCGTGGAGACGTCACGGTATCTTGCgcgagcatgtgacgagaagctcataccgtgtcacgatgtcagggtacagtaggaactgaaactagcttttagaaACATGTCGTAAataatttttcagggtgcactcacgtttACCAGTACATTTCCTAGGCTCTTGTGGGCTTGGCTTTTCATCTGACGCAAAAAAACCGACTGATAACATGCGTGTCAGTATCCTTTTAACCTGGAGTCCACCACCACGGCCTGCTTCGTTACTGTACCGTGGTCCTGGCAAGTGAAATCCCGGAATTCCATAAAAGATGAAGTACTATTTTCCCCTCGCAGGAGAGTACGCCAGACGCAATCAAATTGCTGCCTGACGAGAAGGAGCAGCTTGTGGACGAGCTGGCATCTCGGCTTGGACTGGTTCGCGTCGGCTGGATCTTTACCGACCTTGTGCCCGAAGACCTTCAAAAGGGAACTGTAAAGCACCTCAGAAACATTGTAAGTCTACCCTTCCGGCTTTGGTCTGTTAACGCTGCTACATTCAAGTCGTTGCGGGGCGACATTTTGCTGCGCCAATAAAACAAACCGTCAATGCCGGGTAGTAGTTGTTTCCACCTCGTGGAAAGAGTGCATTTGCATCTCTCGCCATATCTCACCCCATACTACTCAAATTCACTGCACACATGCCTACGTGTGCGTAGTTACAATGGAGTTCTGTCGGTTCTGTTGCGATAGTTATGTGTGCTTGGCCCATTTCGCATGcgataccgtataaacgcgtgtaagggccgcactttttttttcaagaaatgagggccaattttcagggtgcggcccatacacgcgacattttttttttaagtaaaaacgcaccagttagcgaacgaagagcgtttattgcagtaacgacatttcttgcgacatacgtgctcaatcgtcgtcactcggcgagtcctcagacttggagtccgagatgagatggtgtgctgcaaagcgccgtcaccccacatgcagtcatcttccgtgccatccaagctgttagatatcccggcgactttaaaacttcgggacacaatgtccgtcgacaccgagctccacgcagataggatccacccaagtacagtcgccaaggctagtccctttacacgcagcatgtccgttgtgagtgcaagaccatcattccgcacttcagtcacatagcggagcaagtcttcttccaaatcgggaaacttgcactgctctcctcggaaagcgcgctcagtgctgttggtgtttcgcaaggcttctttttgagcacaccaacgtcgaacacacttctcgtcaacgtcgaattttctgccggcggcacgtttcccatgctcgagagcatactcgatcaccttcaacttatagccagcagtgtagctattcaggtactcgcccatcttgccaaaacgtgaacgccgagtagaaaacaagctagcacgaaggtcatcgaacagtgcagaagaCTACAGCAaacggctggctgaactgcaaaaaccgaacaacgcgaacgccatgccaaagttggtgatgctaatgccgatatggatagcgccgatagcgcgtttgtatagagatgtgagaagctaaagataaaatcctgctttaacctttagttggcgggtctatgaatactaataaaaagttaaaatttttagcccacttcacgaacatcttaacacgaataaaatccaaaaatatatatctatatactctggtgacgatgatgatggttgcgtttccttgcgccatctatcgactacgcctagaagcttacgcgcgcgcgcattttgaatacgtattggttgaggaaagtgtgggtgcggctcttacgcggatttttttttttagaatatgcacttcaaaaaaacggggtgcggcccttacacgcgtttatacggtagttACGTGTGCTTGGCCCATTTCGCCATGCCCCACACTTGCGGAGCTTCTGTATACGACTGTGTAGTACTGTTGTGTGTATATGGCTGTGCACGTATGGCTGTGCATATGACTCTTTCTCTACAATTCGCGCCGGTGTGATGCAACTAGAGTGAGGAATTTCTACTTCTGGGACCTTTACTACAAACGCACAACCTACGTCAGTCGCGTCTCCTCTGCTAGGTGCCAGATTTCAGTACATCGTGGTTGGCCGCTCTCTTCCTCCCCGCAGGAGTCGTGCTTCCTGAGCGCTCAGGAGTGCATCATGGCGGGCCACTTCCAGAACAGCCACCCAAATCCCTGCCGGCTCTCACCCGACGGATACTTTGGCTCCAAGTTTGTCACCGTCTGCGTCACAGGTAAGGGCACCTCACCTCTTCTCCTCTATACTTTCCGGTCACGTGCAACCGAACTTAGCTTTTTGACAGTGCACCTAGCTCATTGTAATACTGGCAGTAAACCTTAGTCTCGATGCTGTTTTGCTCCTGTATAGACTAAAACTCTCATTTCTAGAGTTGCCAGTTCTGCTTGTAGTAAGCAGACTTGGACTTCTTTTTTCActgagtcgcttgtagaattttccactccgacgtcacatatttttttgGCATATTCACGTTTTCCCTGCAAATAAAGTGTATTGCTCATCATGTTCACTCATAGCACGTTTGTCAATGAGTTTGTGTAGTTGAGCATTCAAATCAAACATACATTGGGGGAGTGAAAAGTAAAATTATTCATGCAGTGTAGAGAATGATTAAAGCTATTTCTTTGCCTTTCCTTTGTACTTGAGCAACCTTTTTATTAGAatcaaaaatattttcaagaacaagaaaaattTATTAAACTCCGCTTTTTTAGGGCTTCTTCGAAAAAGTCTCACCGCTGTTTTTAGAGTTCTTTtgggatgattatttgcttgttagcttggCGGCATATGTCAACTCTGGTAATTACGCTGAGAACATGAATTCCTTGTGAGCGCAACAAAAACTGATGTTACCTTTTAAAGCGATTAGTTCAAGATGCACATCACTGTGCCATTTTTGACATGAAAAGAGAAAGCTTCTTTATGTCACCGAATTGAGAGGTGGCAGTCATGTGGTACTGGACACCCACTGACAACACCATGCTACTATGACTGTATACGACTTCCTTTCTCTCTCGTATACTGTCGTATACGAGAGGGAAGGGAAGGTTCCTCAGTGCTTCAGAGAGAAGCGTAGCTTTGCCAAGATAACTTTGACAAAGACACATCGCTCATTCGTAACCAGTTTAGCTGACGTCGCATTTCAGTGCAGTTACACTTCGATAAAAATGATGTGTAGCACGTGTCACGCCCTCTGTCAGTTGACCAGCAGAAAACGCGTTCCCCGCCACACAGCAGAGTGAGTGTAAACTAGATCGCCCAGTAGACCTAGTCATCAGTGTTTGTTGCCGTCCAAGTGATGTACAAACCAGCCCAGTTTGGGAGGACTCTTGCAGTGTTTGTTCTTGCCTGCATGTAGGTGACTCTGAGAACCGGGTACACATGGAGGGTTACCAGGTGTCCAACCAGTGCATGGCGCTGGTGCGGGACAACTGCCTGGTGCCCACGCGCGACGCCCCCGAGCTCGGCTACGTCCGTGAGTCCTCCAACGCCCAGTACGTGCCCGACGTCTTCTACAAGGTGTGTGTGAGCGGGTGCTTGTGCCATCCCCGCAGCTGTGTGCGTGCTCAGATGGGTAATCTCGGTGACGCTACCACCATGCCAGCTGTGGCAAACTGTGCTACGTGCTATGTTTCCTCAAAGTATGGTAGATCAGCACCCACCCATTGAAGAACATACTCTGACTTTCAGAAACGAAATTGTGCACTGCCTGCCATTCCAGCGTCGAAAGGCTTGAACAACCGAGTTCGCAGCAATCCAAGCTGAACCATGTTGGATCGCACTGCTGCTGTGGCCATGGTGGCACCGTGGTGCCTACACGTCATTTTTACTGTGTTAAAAGGCAAACATTGTTCTTTATTCCATGCAAGAGCAGTCCAGAAGCTGCAGTTGTCATTTCGTGACTGACTCACAGTACGAGGGCATCGCAGCTCCTTCTGTGGTGCAGGTGTGGCGCAAAGCACACGCATTCCTGTGACGTGCAGTACTCATAGATTGAAACTGGgcgtcattcttttttttattcttataacAACTGCTATGAGTAATTGCTTGTGATAACCGCATGTCGCTGAAAATCTGGCGGCTAAAAGTGATGTTGACTCTGTTGTAAGTGTTCAAGTAAAAATTTTGccaatatgacacgaactgtagacgctggaagTGAGAGTATGTGCACTACTTAGGCCTAAATTTTCGCATTTCGACCTGCATGTGCTGTACTTTCAAGACGTTGCACGGGAATTATACAAAGCCTCCGTTCATTTGCCACAACTGCTGCGGATGAAACCATGTGGTTGCTATCGACACGATTATAAATAGCTGTCACACAGTTACGAAGGTTGTTCCTCCTTTCGAAGGAGATGTCGACTGTAGCAACAAtaccttgatttgggcgagttggttcatcatTGTAGGGTACGTAAACAGTGGAAACGACGAGAATGAATAAAATGCAAACGACAGGAATGGCGCTTCTTTCGTCCTCACTGTTTGCACTGTTTACGTACCCTGCAGATATCGATTCTGTCAAAAAGTGGTGACGTTGCGTCGTACTTCCAGATGTCCTCCCTTTCTGCCTTTTCTCtattcatttttttcctttcttgcaaGTGATAAACTATTTGTGCTGCTTGAACGATTTAAACACTTGGGCATTTCATAGTCCGTGTCGCAGAGCACACCATGAATCGCAACAGAGCCCAATCAACCGCACTTGGTTCCTTTCCACTGCTTGCTCAAGCGAGCCAATTGTAACAGAGAAATTTGATCTCGTTTGGGCTCAAGCAGGATCTAAAGTGCGCCAAGTGACAGTTGTATCAGTTGGCGCCATTGTACATCCCTCATGACCAATCCCTGCACACAGTTTTCACACAATTCGTGAACCAGAAGGCATATACCGCACCACGGAATACGGAATACTATTCCATTTGCTACGTGTCATCACATTTCGCGCCACTGGAGCTTCCCTTACGGGGTACACTGACATATTTCGATACGACTAATCAGGGAGGACCCATACGGAACCGTGGTACGGTATATGCTTGCAGCCAACCCTGATGCGTATGCTTCTGGACGCAAGTGCCGACTGACGTCTCGGAGCTGTTCTTTGGTTAATTCAACTGGAGCATCATGACATGCCCTTTGTGGCTTTTGCAGTACACCGACTCGTATGGCAACGAGGTGACCCAGATGGCACGGCCACTGCCCATCGAGTACCTGCTGGTGGACGTGCCCGTGTCGACGCCCAAGGACCCCAAGGAGCCGACGTTCTATGCGGCACCGGGCAAGCGGCACTTCCCCGTCGAGAACCGGCTTCTCGAGGGTCACATCCAGGACCTGGGCGCTGTGGCCAGGCACCTGTCCCAGTTCACCGCCAACAACGCCGGCAGCGAGAACGTGCTCGAGGCCTTCTCAGACTTCCACCTGCTCCTGTATCTCGCCTCGCAGGACATTGTACCACTAAGGGTATGGTGCTGCGGACGcagctaccgtatttattcgaatataggtcgaccttttttttccaaaaatgttgcccataatcagccATCGACCtgtattcgtgaccaaagaatctcgacctatattcgcgatcaaagcgacca comes from Rhipicephalus sanguineus isolate Rsan-2018 chromosome 7, BIME_Rsan_1.4, whole genome shotgun sequence and encodes:
- the LOC119399842 gene encoding nuclear protein localization protein 4 homolog, with the translated sequence MILRVQSPEGTKRVECETGDTAAVLYNKIQSAFNLPDLMCFTVYKNREKSTPVPLQNTRLSTHGFKHGDMLYLVPTNQAAQVNAANVGNGTLERNASPSPAAPAPVTEDEVDVFLSKQSGLIDRPRDDKLCHHGANAKCVHCTPLEPYDENYMREHSIKHLSFHSYLRKITGGLDKGKFAGLENISCKLRAGCRDHAPWPRGICTKCQPNALTLNRQVYRHVDMVMFENPTIVEHFLDFWRETMHQRIGFLYGRYEAHKDVPLGIRATVAAIYEPPQESTPDAIKLLPDEKEQLVDELASRLGLVRVGWIFTDLVPEDLQKGTVKHLRNIESCFLSAQECIMAGHFQNSHPNPCRLSPDGYFGSKFVTVCVTGDSENRVHMEGYQVSNQCMALVRDNCLVPTRDAPELGYVRESSNAQYVPDVFYKYTDSYGNEVTQMARPLPIEYLLVDVPVSTPKDPKEPTFYAAPGKRHFPVENRLLEGHIQDLGAVARHLSQFTANNAGSENVLEAFSDFHLLLYLASQDIVPLRETMVPLLDAIRTKNRDMARQWTTNDHWQTFEQILQGTGSEHREGASAASWTCQHCTYQNTKSGNTCEICGLPQ